Proteins co-encoded in one Amaranthus tricolor cultivar Red isolate AtriRed21 chromosome 7, ASM2621246v1, whole genome shotgun sequence genomic window:
- the LOC130818566 gene encoding uncharacterized protein LOC130818566, with protein sequence MPFELKNVGPTYQRMVNKVFNAQIGRNLEVYVDDMITKSKEAKDHAKDLRETFSTLRDHIMRLNIEKCVFGVTARKCLGFLVDERRIEANPDKIQAILDMQCPKSVKEVQKLTEEAFQQLKKYLANLPELVSPIVGEVLSLYVAVSDYSLSVVLLAERERKKFPIYYISQSHQIRVKTSQPLKKILEGNNQSSRVADWSTQLADFGIEIEPLTAIKAQALADFILETTGIIPNDPNEEWKLYVDGSSTRTSTGAGIIIISLARVKMEHAVRFEFVASNNEVVYEALLLAYSDSQLIVGQVNGEFKAKDDSMRMYLQKIRKCSADSLAKLASLADGPKARNITWEILPSPSINQSITMVDASNTWMDPFIKYFQQGTVLDDSTLIPPFLKKVKWYAFYEGKLYKKSFTHPPLKCVTPEDGNYILREIHEEGCGIHQGVRAIINKAIGSAYYWPTLKEDVESLIKSC encoded by the exons ATGCCATTTGAACTTAAAAACGTCGGACCAACATATCAGAGAATGGTCAACAAAGTGTTCAATGCTCAAATCGGGAGAAACTTGGAAGTCTATGTGGATGACATGATAACAAAAAGCAAAGAAGCAAAAGATCATGCTAAAGATCTTCGTGAAACATTCTCCACCCTCAGGGACCACATCATGCGCCTCAACAtagaaaaatgtgtttttggggTAACTGCCAGAAAATGCTTAGGCTTCCTTGTTGATGAAAGACGCATCGAAGCCAACCCGGATAAAATACAAGCTATCCTTGACATGCAATGCCCCAAATCCGTCAAAGAAGTACAAAAATTGACTG AAGAAGCATTCCAACAACTCAAGAAATATCTCGCCAACCTCCCCGAACTAGTTTCTCCAATTGTCGGAGAAGTCTTATCCCTTTATGTGGCAGTCTCTGATTACTCGTTAAGCGTCGTATTATTGGctgagagagaaagaaagaagttCCCTATATACTACATCAGTCAG TCACATCAAATCCGAGTCAAAACAAGCCAACCCTTGAAAAAGATCTTGGAAGGGAATAATCAATCCTCCAGGGTAGCCGATTGGTCCACCCAGTTGGCGGATTTCGGTATTGAAATCGAACCACTCACTGCTATCAAAGCTCAGGCTCTTGCTGATTTTATTCTAGAAACGACGGGAATCATTCCAAATGACCCCAACGAAGAGTGGAAACTATATGTTGATGGCTCATCCACCAGAACCTCCACTGGGGCAGGCATTATCATCATTTCATTGGCTAGAGTAAAGATGGAACACGCAGTACGCTTTGAGTTTGTGGCCTCAAATAATGAGGTGGTGTATGAAGCACTGCTTTTGG CTTATTCAGACTCGCAGTTGATAGTTGGTCAAGTGAATGGCGAGTTTAAAGCCAAAGATGACAGCATGAGAATGTACTTGCAAAAG ATTCGAAAATGCTCAGCTGACTCGCTGGCCAAATTGGCTAGTTTAGCCGATGGTCCCAAAGCTCGCAACATCACATGGGAAATTTTACCTAGCCCTAGCATAAATCAATCAATCACCATGGTGGATGCATCCAACACTTGGATGGATCCCTTCATCAAATATTTCCAACAAGGAACAGTGCTTGATGATTCGACACTTATTCCcccttttttgaaaaaagtgaAGTGGTACGCGTTCTACGAAGGCAAACTATACAAAAAGTCATTCACTCATCCTCCACTAAAGTGCGTGACTCCTGAAGACGGTAATTACATACTCCGAGAAATCCATGAAGAAGGTTGTGGCATTCACCAAGGTGTCAGAGCAATCATCAACAAGGCCATAGGAAGTGCGTATTATTGGCCAACTTTGAAAGAAGATGTAGAATCCCTGATCAAGTCCTGTTAA
- the LOC130817867 gene encoding phosphatidylglycerophosphate phosphatase 1, chloroplastic/mitochondrial yields MWWANSRAAIGQRFNLEGIIFSSKVLTRDSDLLIPHLKVPNIRYINWEELHKRGFKGVVFDKDNTITLPYSITLWDPLKPSLEKCKSIFGNQNVAVLSNSVGLYEFDPDGSKAESMEIEIGIRVIRHKEKKPGGSAEEIEKQLNCKAMEVVMVGDRAFTDIVYGNRNGFFTVLTEPLTDEGENFSVKMVRKMEDFLVQNRDGSKVKDHCFIANSEVDLVCLNEPL; encoded by the coding sequence ATGTGGTGGGCAAATTCAAGAGCTGCAATAGGTCAAAGATTCAATCTTGagggtataattttttcttcAAAAGTCCTAACAAGAGATTCAGATTTACTAATTCCTCACCTTAAAGTCCCAAATATTCGTTACATCAACTGGGAAGAACTCCATAAAAGAGGCTTCAAAGGAGTTGTTTTCGACAAAGACAACACCATTACTTTACCATACTCCATAACCTTATGGGACCCTCTAAAACCTTCATTGGAGAAATGTAAGTCCATCTTTGGCAATCAAAACGTTGCCGTTTTAAGCAACTCGGTTGGGTTATACGAGTTTGATCCTGATGGGTCGAAAGCAGAGTCAATGGAGATAGAAATTGGGATTCGAGTAATAAGACATAAGGAGAAAAAACCTGGTGGAAGTGCAGAGGAGATAGAGAAACAATTGAATTGTAAAGCTATGGAGGTTGTTATGGTAGGTGATCGTGCGTTTACTGATATTGTTTACGGAAATCGGAATGGTTTTTTCACGGTTTTGACTGAACCACTTACTGATGAAGGTGAGAATTTTTCTGTTAAGATGGTGAGGAAAATGGAAGATTTTCTAGTTCAGAACAGGGATGGTTCAAAGGTTAAGGATCATTGTTTTATAGCTAATAGTGAAGTGGATTTGGTTTGCTTGAATGAACCCTTGTAG
- the LOC130817866 gene encoding sufE-like protein 1, chloroplastic/mitochondrial, translating to MASRGVMSSANALASRANRIRAKLQSTLEASILEVEDVSHQHAGHAAMKESNYNGGETHFNLKIVSSKFEGQTLVKRHRMVYELLADELQSGLHALSINAKTPQEVTPK from the coding sequence ATGGCTTCAAGAGGAGTAATGAGCAGCGCAAATGCATTGGCATCGAGGGCAAATAGAATTAGGGCAAAGTTACAATCAACATTAGAAGCAAGTATTCTTGAGGTTGAAGATGTTTCACATCAACATGCTGGGCATGCTGCTATGAAAGAGAGCAATTATAATGGTGGTGAAACTCACTTTAATTTGAAGATTGTTTCTTCTAAATTTGAAGGTCAAACTCTTGTGAAACGGCATCGTATGGTTTATGAACTTTTAGCTGATGAGCTTCAGTCTGGTTTGCATGCTCTTTCCATCAATGCTAAAACCCCTCAAGAAGTGACTCCCAAGTAA